In Bacteroidales bacterium, the genomic window GAAATTTTCCTTTTTGGAGGATTCGCTATCCATATTTTGCTGGGGATTATTATCCAGATTTATAATTGGATGGCCAGGCCGGTTAGATATAAGGTAGAAGGATTCTCCCATACCTCCTTCTTTTCCAAATACATGATCCATACAGGGGCCATCATTTTTGTATTCCTGTTGGTTCATTTCTTTAACTTCTATTTTGTTAAACTAGGGATTGTAGATCCACCGGCAGGACTGGAAAGGGAAGATTTCTACCAAATGGCTATCCTGCTTTTTTCGAATAATTTTTATGCCATCTTATACATCGTACTGATGCTGTTCCTGGCATTTCACCTGAATCATGCCTTTCAATCCGCATTTCAAACCCTGGGACTGAATCATAGTAAATATACTCCTGTGGTGAAATGGGCAGGAACTATATATTCCATTATTATCCCACTCGGATTTGCCTTGATTCCTGCTTACTTCCTGTTCATCAAGTAGTGAATCACACTTTTCTAAAGTCTTTATTCATACCAGATCAACCAGCCATATAATCTTAAGCGATGAGCAAGCTTAACTCTAAAATACCAGCAGGCCCTTTATCACAAAAGTGGTCAAATTACAAGGATCATATCAACCTTGTAAATCCTGCCAATAAAAGAAAACTGGATATTATTGTGGTAGGAACCGGGCTGGCCGGGGCCTCAGCAGCAGCATCGCTTGGTGCTCTTGGCTTTAAAGTAAAAGCCTTCTGTTACCAGGACAGTCCCCGCAGGGCACATAGTATCGCTGCCCAGGGCGGGATCAATGCCTCCAAGAATTACCAGAACGACGGCGATAGCATCTATCGTTTATTCTATGATACCATCAAAGGAGGAGATTACCGTGCCCGCGAAGCCAATGTTTACCGGTTGGCTGAAGTTAGCGGCAATATCATCGATCAAAGTGTAGCCCTGGGAGTACCTTTCGCCAGGGAATATGGCGGATTACTCGACAACCGCTCATTTGGCGGTGCCCAGGTTTCCAGGACCTTTTATGCAAGGGGCCAGACAGGTCAGCAATTGCTGCTTGGAGCTTACAGCGCTCTAAGTCGCCAGATAAAGTTGGGCAATGTAGAAATGTATGCACGTCATGAGATGTTGGATCTTGTACTCATCGATGGACGTGCCCGTGGCATTATTGCCCGTAACCTGGTTGATGGAAAAATTGAGCGTTTTGCAGCACACACCGTTGTATTAGCAACCGGAGGATATGGCAATGTCTTTTTCCTTTCAACAAATGCTATGGGCTCCAACGCTACAGCAATCTGGAAAGCCTACAAAAGAGGGGCCCTCTTTGGAAATCCCTGCTATACCCAAATCCATCCAACCTGTATTCCTGTTCATGGCGATTACCAGAGCAAACTTACCCTGATGAGTGAGAGTCTCCGGAACGACGGACGCATCTGGGTACCCAAAAAGAAAGAAGACGCGGAAGCGCTGCGTCATGGAAAAATGAAGCCGGTCGATATCAGGGAAGAGGACCGTGACTACTATCTCGAACGCCGTTATCCTGCTTTCGGGAACTTAGTCCCTCGTGATGTTGCTTCAAGGGCAGCAAAAGAACGATGTGATGCAGGATTTGGAGTCGGCGAAACAGGCCTGGCCGTTTTCCTGGACTTTGCAGCAGCCATTAAACGACTGGGAAAGAATACCATAGAAGAACGTTATGGAAACCTTTTCCAGATGTATTACAAAATCGTTAATGAAGACCCTTACGAAAACCCAATGATGATTTACCCTGCGGTGCATTATACCATGGGTGGACTCTGGGTCGATTATGAACTTC contains:
- a CDS encoding fumarate reductase/succinate dehydrogenase flavoprotein subunit, which translates into the protein MSKLNSKIPAGPLSQKWSNYKDHINLVNPANKRKLDIIVVGTGLAGASAAASLGALGFKVKAFCYQDSPRRAHSIAAQGGINASKNYQNDGDSIYRLFYDTIKGGDYRAREANVYRLAEVSGNIIDQSVALGVPFAREYGGLLDNRSFGGAQVSRTFYARGQTGQQLLLGAYSALSRQIKLGNVEMYARHEMLDLVLIDGRARGIIARNLVDGKIERFAAHTVVLATGGYGNVFFLSTNAMGSNATAIWKAYKRGALFGNPCYTQIHPTCIPVHGDYQSKLTLMSESLRNDGRIWVPKKKEDAEALRHGKMKPVDIREEDRDYYLERRYPAFGNLVPRDVASRAAKERCDAGFGVGETGLAVFLDFAAAIKRLGKNTIEERYGNLFQMYYKIVNEDPYENPMMIYPAVHYTMGGLWVDYELQSTIPGLFIAGEANFSDHGANRLGASALMQGLADGYFVLPYTLQNYLADQINVPRFTTDRPEFDTTEKEVKDRIQKLMSVNGTKTVDHFHKQLGKIMWDYVGMGRNKAGLEKALGMIREVKTAFWKDVRILGDVEGLNPELEKAGRVADFLELGELMAMDALNREESCGGHFREEFQTPEGEALRNDNDFMYVAAWEYKGDNSTPELHKESLEYESIEVKQRNYK
- a CDS encoding succinate dehydrogenase cytochrome b subunit, producing MSHIALFYSSITKKVILALAGLFLITFLVLHLIINLLILSPDGGVAYSEAVHFMGTNPIIKFMEIFLFGGFAIHILLGIIIQIYNWMARPVRYKVEGFSHTSFFSKYMIHTGAIIFVFLLVHFFNFYFVKLGIVDPPAGLEREDFYQMAILLFSNNFYAILYIVLMLFLAFHLNHAFQSAFQTLGLNHSKYTPVVKWAGTIYSIIIPLGFALIPAYFLFIK